The genome window GCGCCGCCACCGCGCTGGGCCTCGAGGTCAATGACGTGTTTGTTCCGATGCTTCCCGCACTGCTGGTAGGTATCGCAGTGGTCCTCGGGTTCGCGTGGCTGCTTGGCATCCAGGAGCGCAATCGCCTCCGTGCCACCCAGCCGGAGATCTGGGGAACCCGTTCCGCGAACGACGACGGCGCCCCCGCGGGCGGTACCGGCGTCGGTGGCTCTTCCGCTGGCAGGGGACGCAAGGGCCATCCCGGCGGAACCGCCCCGGTGGGCGGCCCCGCCGTCGGAGACTCGTCCGTGGCAGTGCTGGAACGCAACGGTGGTCTCTCCTCTGATCTGAGCGATCCGACCGAAGACGGCGGGAACGCCCTGCAGGGCACCGCCCTGGACCCGAACCGCAAGACCCTCCGTCCCCGGCTGCAGTGGTTCAACCTCGCCCTCACAGTCGCCGTAATGGGAATGCTCATCGCGGACCTGGTGCCCCTGCCTTACGTTTTCATGGTCGGTTCCGCCATCGCGCTGCTGGTGAACTTCCCACACGTCAAGGACCAGAGTGCCCAGTTGGTGGCTCACGCGCCGTCGATCGTTGCCGTCGTCAGCATGGTCATGGCAGCTGCCGTCCTCACCGGCGTGCTCACCGGTACCGGAATGGTGGAGGCCATGTCGGCCTGGCTGGTGCAGATCATCCCGACCAGCATGGGACCGTTCCTGGCAGTCATCACCGGTGTCCTGAGCATCCCGATGACGTTCTTCATGAGTAACGACGCGTTCTACTTCGGCGTGCTGCCCATTCTGAGCGAGACGGCCGGCCACTACGGCATCAGCGCAGCGGAAATGGCCCGCGCTTCCATCACGGGACAGCCCTTCCATATGCAGAGCCCGTTGGTGCCCGCGATCCTGCTCCTGGTGTCACTGGCCAAGGTCGACCTGGGCGATCACCACAAGAAGGTGCTGTGGCGCAGCGCCGTAGTTTCCCTGGTCATGCTCGGGGTCGGAATGCTGACTGGGGCCATCGGCATCGGCTAGCCTGAAGCTCCCGCTTTCCTCCAACTCCTGCGCTGTCGAGGAGGCCGAAACATCCATGAGCTGGCAAAAAGTCCTCTCAACCCTTGCCTCGCCCGGGCTGCGGGAAGCCTACGCCCGGGCGGTCCTCGGTCAGGAACTCGATGCGGACCCGCGGGCGCGCCGAAAGCTGACCGAGGCGGGCCTCCTTTTACCGGAGGGGAGAGTGGACGGCGGTGTGTTCTCCGAGCTGCTTGCCGCCTCCGCCCGTCCCCGGCCGGAGGGAGTGGACCGCTTCTTTCGAAACGGCATGCTCGACGGACTACCCGCCGGGCATGTGGACCGGCAGTCGGTTCTGGAGCACCTCGCCGACCGGCTCTTCCCAGCGGATCGGGAACTGGATGAGCCGACCGTGAACCTTCTCATCGCGACCGTCACCAGGGACATCCCGACGTTGAGGCGGGCGCTTGTCGACTACGGATACCTGGAGCGGAATGCCGATGGAACGGGCTACCGACGGGCCGCACGCAGCGAAGATTAATCTGATTGTTGCATTGCTCCGGGTCCGCCGCGGCTTTTGTCTGTCACCCTCTAACTATCGGTCGTCCAACGCAGGAGGAGGCGTTCGTGGACATTACAGTTCGGCAGGCCAGCAA of Arthrobacter sp. JZ12 contains these proteins:
- a CDS encoding CitMHS family transporter, producing the protein MLVLLGFAMIAVFMVLIMTKKLTPVLALIIVPTVFGLFAGAGLGIGDMVMESMASMTSTAALLMFAIIYFGLMIDVGLFDPLVRFILRKLGNDPAKVVLGTALLAAAVSLDGDGSTTFILTTAAMLPIYLRLKMSPVVLTCVAGLANGTMNILPWGGPTARAATALGLEVNDVFVPMLPALLVGIAVVLGFAWLLGIQERNRLRATQPEIWGTRSANDDGAPAGGTGVGGSSAGRGRKGHPGGTAPVGGPAVGDSSVAVLERNGGLSSDLSDPTEDGGNALQGTALDPNRKTLRPRLQWFNLALTVAVMGMLIADLVPLPYVFMVGSAIALLVNFPHVKDQSAQLVAHAPSIVAVVSMVMAAAVLTGVLTGTGMVEAMSAWLVQIIPTSMGPFLAVITGVLSIPMTFFMSNDAFYFGVLPILSETAGHYGISAAEMARASITGQPFHMQSPLVPAILLLVSLAKVDLGDHHKKVLWRSAVVSLVMLGVGMLTGAIGIG
- a CDS encoding DUF2087 domain-containing protein; translated protein: MSWQKVLSTLASPGLREAYARAVLGQELDADPRARRKLTEAGLLLPEGRVDGGVFSELLAASARPRPEGVDRFFRNGMLDGLPAGHVDRQSVLEHLADRLFPADRELDEPTVNLLIATVTRDIPTLRRALVDYGYLERNADGTGYRRAARSED